One Balneola sp. DNA window includes the following coding sequences:
- the ispD gene encoding 2-C-methyl-D-erythritol 4-phosphate cytidylyltransferase, which translates to MSKLSVIIPAAGSGERMVSAIPKPFIKVGEKSILEHTIARFLEFSEVKQIIVATSKSYINEIENIVGHFVTDVHFDIVEGGKERQFSIYNALKHVGEEIDLVAVHDAVRPFVRVELIEECCRAAEKVGGAVLGVPAKDTIKRVDESLTIQETPNRSFLWQAQTPQVFQRQLLIDAYESAISDGYVGTDDASLVERISGKVQMVEGDRENLKITYPVDLKIAELIIGKGS; encoded by the coding sequence GAGAATGGTTTCTGCAATTCCCAAGCCGTTTATAAAGGTGGGAGAGAAATCCATTCTTGAGCACACGATTGCCCGGTTTCTAGAATTCTCTGAAGTAAAACAGATAATTGTAGCAACCTCCAAAAGCTATATTAATGAGATAGAGAATATAGTTGGCCATTTCGTTACCGATGTGCATTTCGATATTGTGGAGGGAGGAAAAGAGCGGCAATTTTCTATATATAATGCCCTCAAGCATGTAGGTGAAGAAATAGACTTGGTTGCAGTGCACGATGCCGTTCGTCCTTTTGTGCGGGTTGAATTGATTGAAGAATGTTGCCGTGCAGCAGAGAAGGTTGGCGGTGCTGTGCTTGGGGTGCCTGCAAAAGACACTATAAAAAGAGTAGATGAGTCCTTAACTATTCAAGAAACACCTAACCGATCTTTTCTTTGGCAAGCGCAAACTCCTCAGGTTTTTCAGCGCCAACTGTTAATAGATGCATACGAGTCAGCCATCAGTGATGGGTATGTTGGTACGGACGACGCTTCATTGGTGGAGCGCATCAGCGGAAAGGTACAGATGGTGGAAGGTGACCGGGAAAATTTAAAAATTACCTATCCTGTAGATTTAAAAATTGCCGAACTAATTATAGGAAAAGGGTCATGA
- a CDS encoding 2-C-methyl-D-erythritol 2,4-cyclodiphosphate synthase yields the protein MRIGYGYDVHRFQEGRRLILGGVEIPYEKGLLGHSDADVLLHAITDALLGALALGDIGSHFPDTDPAFKNADSRKLLRESYNLIQDRGYKLGNLDATVVAEQPKLRPYIDEIRKSIASELDCSAEDISVKATTSEKMGFAGREEGIIAQAVALIVKAS from the coding sequence ATCAGGATTGGGTACGGTTATGATGTTCACCGCTTTCAAGAAGGTCGAAGGCTGATTCTTGGAGGAGTTGAAATTCCATACGAAAAGGGTTTGCTTGGTCATTCCGATGCCGATGTTTTACTTCATGCCATAACCGATGCACTCTTGGGGGCGCTCGCTCTTGGAGATATTGGGTCTCACTTTCCGGACACTGATCCGGCATTCAAAAATGCAGACAGCCGTAAGTTGCTTCGCGAAAGTTATAATCTAATCCAGGACCGAGGCTATAAACTAGGTAACCTTGATGCGACAGTCGTAGCAGAGCAGCCTAAACTTCGTCCTTATATTGATGAAATCAGAAAAAGTATAGCGAGCGAACTAGACTGTTCGGCTGAGGACATATCAGTGAAGGCTACAACTTCTGAAAAAATGGGTTTTGCAGGAAGGGAAGAAGGGATAATTGCCCAGGCAGTTGCACTCATTGTTAAAGCAAGCTGA
- a CDS encoding DedA family protein, with amino-acid sequence MADQIVQSIVDWISVVPPLGVYLIFFGIAYVENLVPPMPGDVIVAFGGYLAAEGLIQIFPIWSLTVISSVAGFMTMYWLGHRWGGQIEENRDSHFLLRFIDYKYFARGKKWMEKWGQGVVVLNRFLAGTRSVISLTAGISHLKVIPTILSSLVSSILWNSLLLGMGWVIRDNWPVIGEYLSNYGKVILALIVLFVGGKAYFSYRRKKSNVKDEKE; translated from the coding sequence ATGGCAGATCAAATTGTACAGAGTATTGTTGATTGGATTAGTGTAGTACCTCCATTGGGAGTGTATCTTATCTTTTTTGGAATTGCTTATGTAGAGAATTTGGTCCCGCCGATGCCTGGCGACGTAATTGTTGCCTTTGGCGGGTATCTTGCGGCAGAAGGGTTGATTCAGATTTTCCCAATTTGGAGTCTTACTGTCATTTCTTCGGTTGCAGGATTCATGACGATGTATTGGCTTGGCCACAGATGGGGTGGGCAAATTGAAGAAAATCGAGATAGCCATTTTCTACTTAGATTTATTGACTATAAATATTTTGCACGAGGTAAGAAGTGGATGGAAAAGTGGGGCCAGGGCGTTGTTGTTCTAAATCGATTTTTGGCCGGTACCCGTTCTGTAATTTCGCTCACAGCTGGCATCTCACATCTCAAAGTGATACCCACAATTCTCAGTTCTTTGGTGAGTTCGATTCTGTGGAATAGTCTATTGCTGGGAATGGGGTGGGTAATACGTGACAATTGGCCGGTTATCGGCGAGTACTTATCTAACTATGGGAAGGTGATATTGGCCTTAATCGTGCTGTTCGTGGGGGGTAAGGCATACTTTTCTTATCGCAGAAAGAAAAGTAACGTAAAAGATGAGAAAGAGTGA